DNA sequence from the Podospora pseudocomata strain CBS 415.72m chromosome 2 map unlocalized CBS415.72m_2.2, whole genome shotgun sequence genome:
ATCACTTTGCTGGACCAAAGTATTGGGCTGACGGCAAGGAGAGGCAGGGCCCGGTTGGGGGTGTTATTGGGgagttggcgaagaagtACCCAAGTTTGGCGAGCGATTGGCTTGTGTTGAAGTTGTAATCAAGCAGGATCACGTAACCTTGGATCAGGTTATATGCCATGTAGGAGGTACGTAGAGGGGCCAGCAAGAGActtttggtttgggtggcGGACCAGAAAGAATCTAATGCTAGATATTGTTTGTTGAGCACCAGTCACCACAACATGGCCATAAAATTCTAACGAGTAGAACATGAAGAGAAACTTCCTAGCTATTTAGGAACCTTTTCTCCCCACATAAACGCCATCCAATGCAGTTAAATAGGTAAATGACAAAGCCCGCACCAACCACACATGCTTCTTCATCCCTATCTTTCCCCCTTCAAATTCCCTGAACCTTTCTGTAAGAAGGCGGCTTCATAGTCCGTTGAATCACCTTTGCCGCCCAAGTTGGGATCAAGCTCATGGCCAGGATCGCCGCAACTCTCCAGTAAAAGCCCCTACCGTACTTGTTAGCCActgacccctccccccaaaaaacacAGCAAGGAAAGAAAAACTTACACCTCCATCAAAAACCCCAAATCAAAATACCCTCCCAAAAACGGCACACTTcccacaaacaccaaaaacGTGCCCACAatcgacaccaccatcacccaatGCCACGTCGTaatctccaccgccaccatcaacagcTCGTTCAGCACCAGCACGGTATAACTAaccgccaccatcctcgGGCTGTCCACCTCGGTCAAGACCTGGCTCAACCCCTGAATCAGACACCCCTGGTAAATCGACACAAACACCCACACAAAAAAAGTCCGGTAGCTCAAGCTCCTGCCCTCGGTCAATTCTTTGTACAGCTCCGGATACAGGTtcgccagctcctcgtccacATCCTTGTCCAGGACAAGACTCAGCACCGGTGCCGCCGTGTAGATGGTGGCGTACCCGACCATCAACCAGTCTTTGTACAACCCCAACGGCTCAAAGTCGACCGCGATGCTAAACATTGTCTGGCACACCGCAATGATCAACCCTCTGTGGATCACAAACTGGGCCAACTTGGCGCTTCGTTTGTACGAGTTCCTCCCGTGCCACACCAGCAGCTTGGTCAAGTGACAAAACTGCTCGATGCTGAAATCAGCCGCAAGACTGGCCTGTCGTCCTTCCTTGCCGACGATACCAACCCCTACATCTGCCGCCTGAATCATACTAACATCATTCCCTCCATCCCCGATACAGCACACCCTCTTCTTGGTATACTCCTTGATCAGCCTCGCCACCTCCGCCTTTTGCGTCGGCGAGCACCGACAAGCAACAACCGTCGGCAACTTCACCGCCACACTGATAAACTCGGTCCGATAATGCGtcaaaaacaaccccaaactcTCCCCATCAATCAGCAAGCAGCTGTCCGGCTTGCTCCTCAAAAAGTCAATATGCTCCTGCGCGCtgtccttcctcctcaacttctccaCAGTATGTATATACTGCCCCCTCGCCACCAGCTTACTGctcacacccacacaccTCGCCGTCTCAACCTTGTCCCCCGTCAGCATCCAAATCTTGATCCCCGCGTTCCTCAACAGCTCCAAACTAGGCTTCACATCCCTCTGCAGCttatcctccacccccgtgACCCCAAGCAACTCCAAATCATGCTCCAGATACCggcccaccaccccctgcaCCCCGGCCTCCCGTCCACTAATCGCCAAAGCCGCCGTCTTATACTCCTGCTCAAACTCCCTGTACTCCGCATTactcaacctcttcctccccaccaccagcgtcCTCAGCCCCTCCCTAGCCATATTCGCagtctcctcatccaaccaaTCATTCGCCGCCACAATCCCCATCATGACCGTATCCGCCCCCTTTTGGTAAAACCAaatctccccatccccatcccctgTCTCATTCAACCTCTCGGCAAACCTAACCACaatccccatcctcttcccctcgCTCGTAAAAGGGAAAATGTCCAATAtcctcaccttcaccaccaccctccccgtctcAGTACTCTCCAAAACAATACTCCTCCTGTCCCGATACGCCAACCTCAGCCCAACCGACTCAGTCCACTTCACAATCGCAATCTCATCCGGACTGCTCGCCTGATAAGAATTaaccatcctccccgtcctctcatcctcctccgtaGTAGGCGTGACGTTATGACACAGCGCCAgcgccatcaccacatccctcaccctcgacccaatctccctcctctgcctcgtagccccagcccccacccccgcagCGCTCGAGCTCGACGGCGTGGCCAAAGGCGGATTGGACACCTGGCTCAGATTCGTAGCACCAAGATTAAACCCCTGCCTCACATACCCCGCCACCTCGTCCATCGCATCATTAGCATACGACACCGTCCCGACATgaatcttcttcatctccatGTCGTTTTGCGTCAATGTCCCCGTCTTGTCGCTGAGGAGGTACTCGATCCTCCCCAAGTCCTCCGGTATCGTCGacgtcctcaccaccgcgcCCGGGATCCCGGGGTCCCGCTGGATAAACCATGAATAAACCGATTTTCCCATGTCGAGATTGACACGGAGGGAAATCGGCACGATGGTCGAGAACAGGACCAGAAACTTCATAATCTTGATGTACCACACGTCAGTCTTTGTGTTGCCGAAACCTTCCGCCGCGACCAGGATGATGGacagggcgagggtgaggaagcAGAGGATTTTGGTAAGCGAGTTGATTTCGTATTCGAGAAGGCCAGTCTTCGAgcgggagggcgaggttgacaGGGCGGAGCGGGTTTGCGGACCGCTGTAGATTACCACCGCCAAGGTGGTGGCGTGTGAGGCAATGACCGTGTTGGCCCAGGCGGTGTTGTCGATGGAGAGGGGAGCTGCCTTGGCTTGCTCATCGCTGCTGGCAAAGGCGTTGGTGCTCACAGCATCCTGCCGTGTGGGCAGCAGCTCCAAGGTGCCGGTGAACTCGTTGACCTTTCTGTCTGGCTTGCCAGCGGTGACGCGAAGGCGAACAAGCTCCTCGATTGGTAGGTTTTGCGAGAGGGGAGAGGCAAGACGTAATTTCCAGTCAGTTTCACCGTCGAGCTGGTCTGTTCTGATAAAGGTTTCTCCGTTTGAGCTTCCCTCAGCAGCTCCTCCGGCAGCAGACTCGACATCCTTTGAGCTGCCCTGCCCAGGATCGACAGGGTGATCGACCAGTAGCGACTCTTCTTTCGGTGGTGGTACTTCCGGCTCTCCTTGATGGGCCGCGGCTTCGTTTGAAAGACACTTTAAAACAATGACATCGGCCGGTACACGATGCCCCTTGCTGAGCTTCAGGACATCGCCCACCTTGAGATCCTTGGACTTTTTGCTGATTTCATGAACATGAGACGAAGCGAAGCGGTGTGAGCCGTCAGCCTCCAtttgctcttcctcctctctgaTATCCGACAGTCTGTCCCCTTGTGGAATAGCACGTTTTGAACCTTTCCGTACGTGAGATGATTTGAGTGTCTTCCTTGACCGAAGATTTGCGCTACCCACTCCTGGTTCGTCGAACTGCAGTACCGTATACAATTCAGAGTTGGCCTCATtgtctctcctcctcctctcgaGATCATCATAGGCTTCCTTCCCCAGAGTGATCACCAAAACAAACGCTAATGGCGCAATGTACGTGGAAAGATAACCGATTCTCAGCGCCGGAATGATCTGCGACAAGGCCACCAACAAAAAGTacatgttgaagaagaaggagaactCGTTGTACAGCGTCACTGGCAAAAAGCTCCACGCTGTGTACTTGGCGTTTGATATCGAGTTTGGTGGGAACCGTATCACCTGTCGTGAGCCAACAGCCACCAGTCTGGATGACGATGGgtcgtcctcttctttttcctcttcctcttggtTGTCCTTGCCATGATCTGCGCCTGTTCCCGACATGAAACTAGGCAGCCGGAGTCTCCCAACCCGAAGGGTGTCGGCAGCAAAAGatcgtcgtcgccgccgaGGGCCTGAACCACCGCCGTGCTCGCTGAGCAGCGGGGCATCGTCTCTCCCGCCCGTGCTGGCATCGGAGTAGCGTGGGTTGTTTCCATCATCGTCCCTCAGAAGCGCCTCggcgtcttcctcgcctgcgGCCCGGTTGCGTCCCAGCTCGCCGTATCCATTCCGGTTAGCCCCTCGACGTAGGCCACCCATACGAAGCGTACGCAAAGCTATCCTCGGAGCTCGTCGTTCGGTTTGTTTTGGCTGCTGACTGGCCTGCGAGGAGCCAGAGGCGGGAGTCGGGTCGAGTTCTTCGATATCGAGATCTAGTTCGGAGTCCGAGTCGTCCGGCGAGTCTGGCGGAGCAGACGGGTGGTACTGGCTTGGGGGAGGCATTCCCGCATGAGATTCGGGCCCTCAAAAGAGGCGTTGGGTACCAGGGACTGGCTTTTAAATTTTAGATGACCTCCTGTTCTGATTTCCGTTGGTCGGAACTGCCTTCCCTTCTAGAAAATGAGTAGCAACAGTGTCGTCCAGTTCCTTCCTATCGACATGTCTTGTGCTCGACAAAGAGCTTCCATAAAAAGGGTTATTGAGTTTGTGTTGCCagcggagagggggggggtgtgggcTGAACGGAGCCAGTTTTGAGGATACGTTGCCCTTTAGTGCAAAAAGACGGCAAACCTTTCTAAAACTCTCTATGTTCTTGTAGTAGAAAGCAAAAAGCTGCTACCTAGAGACGGGATATATGATAAGAGAGATGTCGAATCTCAAAAATGACGAATGCTCTTCCTGAAAATAATACCTAAGCCACAGCTGGCCAACACTGGGACGTCCTGTTACGAATGCAGTTGCGCACCTGCAGCCGTTTAGCGCATAAATGTAACGGGACTCGGAAGATCGCGGTGTCCTGCTATGTATCTGTTAATGCAATACGGCCCACATGGCTGCGTCACTGTCTGTGCACGTGAAAGCGGCACAGGGTCTTGCCAGCTCCCGCAAGTACAGCCCTAACAGATGCAGCTGGGCCACTGGAACACACCTGCAGTAAGGACAGCGTTTCCCTTTGGCTTGTGGCAGCGCCTCCGTCATCCATCGCCAGTCTTGCCAACTTGCACCAAGACCAGGAGTGAGACTTGACTGCCTCTGTTCGGATCCAGTCCCACACAAGATGATTCGCTGCTAGAATCCTTTTCTGCCTTTTAAGTCTCCGGTTTTTGCTGTATACTACCTACTAAGTAggtgatttttttttcttcgcccccctttccagcttgggttttgggacaGGGGCAATAACGGCAGGGTTCCGCCAAACGCGACTTGGTTGCCGTGTGTTCACGAGATGCTAACCGGCATTCTTCAACCATAGTACTTCTATTCTCTTCACCGCGCCATTGCGCATAGTAGCGCATCTTCTAATCATCTCACAATGTCGTCCGATGCGCCGACGGCATCATGGCATCCCGCCATGATGCCCAATTATCTGGCTGCCGAACCACCTCCAAGTCTCCCAACAGAAGCTACTTCGAGTCCAACACCGAGTCCGCCGCCGCAAAATCAACCGGAAGCCGCCAGAGAGACTCGGCAACTGAGCCATGTTCATGAAACTTCAGAAGACCACGACACGGGTGCTTGGTTTCCGGACTATGGGACTTCAAATGCCGATTGGATGAAGAAGACTACGGACGATGCGCCAGCACCGGCACCCGCGCCAGTCGAGGATTCAGTTGAACCTGCTCCTGAGAAGCCTGCTTctgaggagaaggctgaAGAAACAGCGGCCGAAACTACCAATGCCTCCAAGCACCTCAGCACCATGTCCTTTACCCGAACCGTATCCTCGGAGATGAACTGgaacgacgacgatgacccCGAGTGGAGCATCACCTCACCTGCGGCCCAGCACGACCCTTCCAAGTTCCTTCCAGAGACAGGAAGGACAAATTCGTTTCCCAATACCTCGCATttggagcagcagccagccCCAGAACTGGAGCAGGCTCTCCCTGCCACTGAGGCCGAAGACTTGATTAGAGAAATCGAACAAGAAGAGGCCGCTGAAAATGCGGCCGACGCAGGCTTTGACAACCAATTTGGCGAACAGAATGACCACCAGTATATTGGCGGTAACATCACAGGGACTGCCGAGGATGCTCAGG
Encoded proteins:
- the NEO1 gene encoding putative aminophospholipid-translocase (BUSCO:EOG09260AZM; EggNog:ENOG503NU8S; COG:P), producing MPPPSQYHPSAPPDSPDDSDSELDLDIEELDPTPASGSSQASQQPKQTERRAPRIALRTLRMGGLRRGANRNGYGELGRNRAAGEEDAEALLRDDDGNNPRYSDASTGGRDDAPLLSEHGGGSGPRRRRRSFAADTLRVGRLRLPSFMSGTGADHGKDNQEEEEKEEDDPSSSRLVAVGSRQVIRFPPNSISNAKYTAWSFLPVTLYNEFSFFFNMYFLLVALSQIIPALRIGYLSTYIAPLAFVLVITLGKEAYDDLERRRRDNEANSELYTVLQFDEPGVGSANLRSRKTLKSSHVRKGSKRAIPQGDRLSDIREEEEQMEADGSHRFASSHVHEISKKSKDLKVGDVLKLSKGHRVPADVIVLKCLSNEAAAHQGEPEVPPPKEESLLVDHPVDPGQGSSKDVESAAGGAAEGSSNGETFIRTDQLDGETDWKLRLASPLSQNLPIEELVRLRVTAGKPDRKVNEFTGTLELLPTRQDAVSTNAFASSDEQAKAAPLSIDNTAWANTVIASHATTLAVVIYSGPQTRSALSTSPSRSKTGLLEYEINSLTKILCFLTLALSIILVAAEGFGNTKTDVWYIKIMKFLVLFSTIVPISLRVNLDMGKSVYSWFIQRDPGIPGAVVRTSTIPEDLGRIEYLLSDKTGTLTQNDMEMKKIHVGTVSYANDAMDEVAGYVRQGFNLGATNLSQVSNPPLATPSSSSAAGVGAGATRQRREIGSRVRDVVMALALCHNVTPTTEEDERTGRMVNSYQASSPDEIAIVKWTESVGLRLAYRDRRSIVLESTETGRVVVKVRILDIFPFTSEGKRMGIVVRFAERLNETGDGDGEIWFYQKGADTVMMGIVAANDWLDEETANMAREGLRTLVVGRKRLSNAEYREFEQEYKTAALAISGREAGVQGVVGRYLEHDLELLGVTGVEDKLQRDVKPSLELLRNAGIKIWMLTGDKVETARCVGVSSKLVARGQYIHTVEKLRRKDSAQEHIDFLRSKPDSCLLIDGESLGLFLTHYRTEFISVAVKLPTVVACRCSPTQKAEVARLIKEYTKKRVCCIGDGGNDVSMIQAADVGVGIVGKEGRQASLAADFSIEQFCHLTKLLVWHGRNSYKRSAKLAQFVIHRGLIIAVCQTMFSIAVDFEPLGLYKDWLMVGYATIYTAAPVLSLVLDKDVDEELANLYPELYKELTEGRSLSYRTFFVWVFVSIYQGCLIQGLSQVLTEVDSPRMVAVSYTVLVLNELLMVAVEITTWHWVMVVSIVGTFLVFVGSVPFLGGYFDLGFLMEVGFYWRVAAILAMSLIPTWAAKVIQRTMKPPSYRKVQGI